In the genome of Palaemon carinicauda isolate YSFRI2023 chromosome 13, ASM3689809v2, whole genome shotgun sequence, one region contains:
- the LOC137651980 gene encoding uncharacterized protein translates to MVGRNSEMELDTKNHKNDYISKQQNEREISESLEPDQNLPSTSGMTVKNHQQFMVDRLTDEEIYQRMSFEIMRDSIIYVKYQEQKLINHPAIQQRPNFSWINIRDDKEISPSIDSTPRKRKLIANQEDLEPSSVEPTITGPHSISNVTNDISNFPPAKRFCPMTNKSLDTVEQSIVSNGFNFPNAKTPAVGNGTHYFPTKMQIRNATCHSKQDWFGTHDTSTKLSNISYNNHVDAISGGYDNRNTLKHTLIENPRAAYHPNCSVERDSYHRTFFSNPSSLHSSSYPVSITNLANKFDQTISELHYSNKYP, encoded by the coding sequence ATGGTTGGTAGAAACTCCGAAATGGAGCTAGATACTAAGAATCATAAGAATGACTACATATCCAAACAGCAAAATGAAAGAGAAATTTCTGAAAGTTTGGAACCTGACCAGAATTTACCTAGTACCAGTGGAATGACTGTTAAGAACCATCAACAATTCATGGTTGACAGATTAACTGATGAAGAAATATATCAGAGAATGTCTTTTGAAATCATGAGAGACTCTATTATCTACGTAAAATATCAGGAACAAAAACTAATAAATCATCCTGCAATACAACAGAGACCTAACTTTTCTTGGATAAATATTAGAGATGATAAGGAAATTTCACCGTCTATTGATTCTACCCCACGTAAAAGAAAATTGATAGCAAATCAGGAGGATTTAGAGCCATCTTCTGTAGAACCAACTATCACAGGACCTCATAGTATCAGTAACGTCACAAATGACATCAGCAATTTTCCGCCGGCTAAACGGTTTTGTCCGATGACTAATAAGAGCTTGGATACTGTTGAACAGAGTATTGTCTCCAATGGCTTCAATTTTCCAAATGCTAAAACACCTGCCGTTGGAAATGGTACCCACTATTTTCCAACGAAAATGCAGATCAGAAATGCAACTTGCCATTCAAAACAAGACTGGTTTGGTACCCATGATACTTCGACAAAATTAAGTAACATATCGTATAATAATCATGTAGATGCAATTAGTGGAGGATATGATAATAGAAATACACTGAAGCATACATTGATAGAAAATCCTCGTGCAGCATATCATCCGAATTGTTCGGTAGAGAGAGATTCGTATCACAGAACATTTTTCAGTAACCCTAGTAGCTTGCACTCAAGTTCTTATCCAGTTTCAATAACTAATTTAGCAAATAAGTTTGACCAAACAATTTCTGAATTACATTACTCAAACAAATATCCTTGA